A single window of Laspinema palackyanum D2c DNA harbors:
- a CDS encoding lysozyme inhibitor LprI family protein: MKEINRDQVWRGLGGLGLGGMTAIALMWNQPNVVAQPRLNCNNPRSQSEMNACAGERWQASDRELNEIYQAVIPELSNTRRQQLVTAQRAWITFRDSECTFYSSFAEGGTMQPMLRSGCLADLTDIRTFELYQYSWGEIPPAEGQSYQVADNRLNEVYQQVMRQLSGKRKEQLRTAQLDWIKYRDALCEFERSGGGNAGFNMCQIRLTEVRTAQLEEHLGYSGL; this comes from the coding sequence ATGAAAGAGATCAATCGAGATCAAGTTTGGCGCGGGTTGGGAGGATTGGGACTAGGGGGAATGACTGCGATCGCCCTCATGTGGAATCAACCGAATGTAGTTGCTCAACCCCGACTCAATTGCAACAATCCGCGCAGTCAATCTGAAATGAATGCTTGTGCGGGAGAACGGTGGCAGGCGAGCGATCGCGAACTTAATGAAATTTATCAAGCGGTGATCCCGGAACTGTCCAATACCAGACGGCAACAATTAGTCACGGCACAACGCGCTTGGATTACCTTTCGGGATTCTGAATGCACCTTTTACAGCAGTTTCGCCGAAGGGGGAACGATGCAACCGATGCTGCGATCGGGCTGTTTAGCGGATTTAACGGACATTAGAACCTTTGAGCTTTATCAGTATAGTTGGGGCGAAATTCCACCAGCGGAAGGACAAAGTTATCAAGTGGCTGATAACCGGCTCAATGAGGTCTATCAGCAGGTGATGCGACAACTTTCAGGGAAACGCAAAGAACAGTTAAGGACCGCACAATTGGATTGGATTAAATATCGCGATGCTCTCTGTGAGTTTGAGCGTAGCGGCGGCGGGAATGCCGGATTTAATATGTGTCAAATTCGGCTGACTGAGGTCCGGACGGCTCAGTTGGAAGAGCATTTAGGATACAGTGGATTGTAA
- a CDS encoding CHAT domain-containing protein: MNNQLRAIASLLLLSYLTGTAKSTHAQPITPAADGTGTIVNPDGPQFNIEGGQLSKDGANLFHSFEQFGLDTGQVANFISNPEIQHILGRITGGDASIINGLIQLTGGNSNLYLMNPAGILFGPNAQLNVPADFFATTATGIGFSEGNWFNAVGDNSWSNLVGTPAQFALETLQPGAIINQGNLTLEPGQNLTLLGGTLLNSGTLSAPGGNITIAAVPGESVVRISQENHLLSLDIRTSISGLELPTPQSLPELLTGSGVTHANQVTVNPDGSVQLSSSEIPIQTQTGDNIAAGTITTSQGQIALLGNRIAVIDADINASGINGAGTILIGGDYQGNGSIPNAVQTFISPNTTIHADAIESGNGGRVIIWADETTQFFGNISAKGGPELGDGGFVEVSGLEFLEYQGQVDTFAPKGNLGTLLLDPTNIEIVAAGTGETLNLNQVTAFNQPDIGADGDTRLDVTAINNATANIILQATNDIIFNAAINNQTPGVGLRATAGNDIIVNANITLNQGNIDLSAEGGIAITNAIINTGGGNFTGEGMGSATSNSGIDITNNSTIEASGGDISLTGRGFNGLANNTGIRLFNNSRVETAGNGTIRLEGTGGNGTDSNNGISLTTNSTVRSQNGDITFLGSSNGTGNLNAGISLVNFSRVESTGGAIFIEGRGSQGTGSNNFGITLFNTSTINSKTGNLTIVGQSGTGEYTDGVIIRNSTVSTGGTGIIELIGIVNSNGLDENDGIFLQQSTVRSEEGNIRLFGRGNGTGNSNSGIDLEGSNIESTSGGITIEGIGGNGLTENRGIFVSNTPETIRTIIKSGTGDITLTGTGGNGMEESNQGVTLQNGSSVQSTGGAIAITGTGGTGTNLNTGIIVDTGTTVLGNGDITLTGTGGEGTGRYNEGVTLQGGSRVESTGGAVAIEGRGGTGTLGNLGIFVDSTTLFGKGDITLTGNGGDGTAGQNAGVGLSNSIVSTGGAIAIEGRGGSGTDESIGIGVNNTTTIFGNGNIILTGIGGDGTGQNNRGVRLLGGSMVQSTGGAVAITGIGGTGTNDNEGIFVNTNTTVLGNGNITLTGTGGGAEEFNPGVVLLNGSRVESTGGAIAITGTGGTGTNGNTGIFVGIDTDGIETNTTIQSGNGNITLRGTGKGTGENNQGIFLLTTLNNTEPDNVSPVTNIESTGTGTITLEGMGANGVEGIRLENSFINQMGTGSGDVILRSNDIRLIGETRIFTTGMLTLEPIAPGRDISLNNTTAEYDITTEELLMLEVPRGILTLGSETIGNIYLGSLDETIDLSDANYDLTLKTGQGIYVNGDLIANTRNLTLDGGVNLVNPATFTTNSGNITFTQTIDGNSNFTLNSGSGNIAIEGAVGSQSELGNLTILNANHVTTESITATSLTQLAGTGSTIFNGEIVTTGANGINLTTNQMRFNAPITTTGGGGVTLDNTEGLEIAAPLNLEGVFQQTGMGSVILNSEITTNHHNIEFTAPVTLTGAASLNAGTGGLVFTSPLDALNHPLTLTAGQIEFNGPVTGTNTLTLQPATTTQNMTLGDNNLDPESLHLTRTELEYIQDGFTAITLGRPDSSGTISIVNPLTFLDPVAIKAGSGILVVNGTITGSGNASLALNATTIKLNADIITAHNDIALTGNVILGTDITLDTNSEGGDITVVGNIDSDSGNMPLRNLTLNAGTGAINLRGNLGEITPLQSVTVTSDRGIVQGNVMTDGGDITFNGAIALAEALQLSTGEGGGNITFAGTLDSETNQGQNLTLSAGTGAIIFNGVVGSLQPLGNLDILNAGNITALDTISAASFRALSSGTITLQGNLTTTAALGVQIQSENLLTVADMTTNGQPLNLESQTASVTTGNLDTSSATTGGAITLTSKKGEITTGNLTASGVTQGGDITIIAEIAITAGEIDSSATLGDAGNVFLDPIGDIQVSWINAQGGTNGTGGDVSISTTGGFFRAMESFASEYSPTGFASISTAGGTGGGSITLNHAGGKAGDPIAGFEIGNPALNGTEDVVITGTSVLNLGEVFPDSFTRGNITITTDDITPEPTPEPTPEPATTGTPTTSQNPILPETLPEEPASTPPPVSAPTPPEIVPQEPISPLEPVGTREIPQELAVNDNLPQPEPIQPPRITRTPGITAEPILTVSPPLSLPMLSPPTEPEPVVSATLPPEITPDPEPTAVVGEGLPIYTIENIENIEISPSRGQVSGRSNERTEVAIAPLKLDTQIMTLEEAFSREYMAYFGYPDETLELLSLDEIQEVLLATEEITEVKTAVIYIMFGRKDFKENSALLCPTSDRLEEDRGDRAWEKELGSPCDPHPEDPVELFVVTGVEEPLRFQIPEAHRELVVQLARDLRTQVTDFKLQFTDNYLETAQALHHLVMEPIELALKERGIQNLVFIPDAGLRSIPFAALHNGENFLIEDYSMALVPSFSLTQPRYTNLKNERVLAMGSTQFDNLPPLPAVSVELNTIICRNQAHRNNCWPGEVFLNESFTFTTLTQRGKSGDFKMIHLATHADFQPGEPENSYIQLWDKRVNFPEMKELQWTDPQVELLVLSSCRTAVGDEQAELGFAGLALQSGVKSAIASVWYVSDEATLGLMSELYQQLRSAPIRAEGLRRAQLQLLRGEVRFEGGQLVGSDAAIALPQELEHLNGMDLSHPYYWSGFITIGSPW, encoded by the coding sequence ATGAACAACCAACTCAGGGCGATCGCCTCTCTACTCCTCCTCTCCTATCTAACCGGAACCGCCAAATCCACCCATGCCCAACCCATCACCCCCGCTGCCGATGGCACCGGCACAATTGTCAATCCCGATGGACCACAATTTAATATTGAAGGCGGACAACTCTCTAAAGATGGCGCAAATTTATTCCATAGTTTTGAACAATTTGGACTCGATACCGGACAGGTTGCTAATTTTATCTCTAACCCCGAAATTCAACACATTTTAGGACGAATTACTGGGGGAGATGCCTCCATTATTAACGGATTAATTCAACTCACCGGCGGCAATTCTAACCTCTACCTCATGAACCCGGCAGGGATATTATTTGGACCCAACGCTCAGTTAAATGTCCCCGCCGACTTTTTCGCGACAACTGCCACGGGAATCGGATTCAGTGAAGGCAATTGGTTTAATGCCGTAGGCGATAATTCTTGGTCTAACCTAGTCGGAACCCCCGCTCAATTTGCCTTGGAGACTCTCCAACCCGGTGCAATTATTAACCAAGGGAACTTAACCCTAGAACCGGGTCAAAATTTAACCCTATTAGGAGGAACCCTCCTCAACAGCGGCACTTTATCTGCCCCGGGTGGCAATATAACCATTGCAGCAGTTCCCGGAGAGAGTGTCGTCCGGATTTCTCAAGAGAATCATCTCTTAAGTTTAGACATCAGAACCAGCATATCAGGACTAGAACTTCCCACCCCCCAATCTTTACCCGAATTGCTAACAGGTTCGGGGGTAACTCATGCCAATCAAGTCACTGTTAACCCTGATGGCAGCGTACAATTATCCAGTTCAGAAATTCCCATTCAAACCCAAACCGGAGATAATATTGCAGCAGGAACTATCACCACCTCCCAAGGACAAATTGCCCTCTTAGGAAATCGCATTGCTGTTATTGATGCCGATATCAACGCATCGGGAATCAATGGCGCAGGGACTATCCTCATCGGCGGTGACTATCAAGGAAATGGCTCAATTCCCAATGCTGTGCAAACCTTTATTAGTCCCAACACCACCATTCATGCTGATGCCATAGAAAGCGGAAATGGGGGACGAGTCATTATTTGGGCCGATGAAACCACCCAATTTTTTGGCAATATTAGCGCCAAAGGAGGGCCAGAATTGGGGGATGGCGGATTTGTAGAAGTTTCGGGATTAGAGTTTTTAGAATACCAGGGTCAAGTTGATACCTTTGCCCCCAAGGGAAACCTCGGCACTTTATTATTAGACCCTACCAATATAGAAATAGTCGCCGCAGGGACAGGGGAAACATTGAACTTGAATCAAGTCACTGCCTTTAATCAACCTGATATAGGCGCAGATGGGGATACAAGACTGGATGTAACGGCGATTAACAATGCCACCGCTAACATAATTTTACAAGCTACTAATGACATTATATTTAATGCAGCTATTAATAATCAAACTCCAGGAGTAGGACTAAGGGCTACCGCCGGAAACGATATTATAGTCAACGCTAATATTACTCTGAATCAAGGAAATATTGACTTAAGTGCAGAGGGAGGAATAGCGATTACCAATGCCATCATTAATACTGGGGGTGGGAATTTCACTGGGGAAGGTATGGGCAGTGCTACTTCCAATAGTGGAATTGATATTACCAATAATAGTACAATTGAGGCGAGTGGCGGGGATATTAGCCTAACAGGGCGCGGTTTCAATGGACTAGCCAATAATACGGGAATTCGTCTATTTAATAACAGTAGGGTGGAAACTGCCGGAAATGGTACAATCCGATTAGAAGGCACTGGTGGTAACGGCACTGATTCCAACAATGGGATATCTTTGACTACTAATAGCACGGTGCGATCGCAAAATGGAGATATAACCTTTCTAGGCAGTAGTAATGGGACAGGAAACCTCAATGCAGGTATTTCACTTGTAAATTTCAGCAGAGTGGAATCCACAGGCGGGGCAATCTTCATAGAAGGCAGGGGCAGTCAAGGTACAGGGAGCAACAACTTTGGAATTACTTTATTTAATACATCCACTATAAATTCTAAAACTGGAAATCTCACTATAGTAGGACAGAGCGGGACAGGGGAATATACCGATGGGGTAATTATTAGAAATAGTACGGTTTCAACAGGGGGAACGGGAATAATCGAGCTAATTGGCATAGTTAATAGTAATGGACTGGACGAAAATGATGGAATATTTCTTCAACAATCTACTGTTCGATCTGAAGAAGGCAATATAAGGCTTTTTGGTAGAGGGAATGGAACTGGAAATTCCAATAGTGGCATCGATTTGGAAGGGAGCAACATAGAATCAACCAGTGGAGGGATTACGATAGAAGGCATCGGTGGTAATGGTCTCACTGAGAACAGGGGGATATTTGTTAGTAACACTCCAGAGACTATCAGAACTATTATTAAGTCAGGAACTGGAGATATCACCCTCACTGGTACTGGTGGCAACGGCATGGAAGAAAGCAACCAAGGCGTTACTCTTCAAAATGGCAGCAGCGTGCAATCCACAGGAGGGGCGATCGCCATCACCGGCACTGGCGGCACTGGCACGAATCTCAACACGGGGATAATTGTTGATACCGGCACAACCGTATTAGGGAACGGAGATATCACCCTCACCGGCACTGGTGGCGAAGGCACGGGACGATACAACGAAGGTGTTACGCTTCAAGGTGGCAGCAGGGTGGAATCCACAGGTGGTGCAGTCGCCATCGAAGGCAGAGGCGGCACTGGCACGCTTGGAAACCTCGGGATATTTGTTGATAGCACAACCTTATTCGGGAAGGGAGATATCACCCTCACTGGAAACGGTGGCGACGGCACGGCAGGACAGAACGCCGGGGTTGGCCTTAGTAACAGTATTGTATCTACAGGTGGGGCGATCGCCATCGAAGGCAGAGGCGGCAGTGGCACCGATGAGAGCATTGGGATAGGGGTTAATAACACAACCACCATATTCGGGAACGGAAATATTATTCTCACTGGCATTGGTGGCGACGGCACCGGGCAAAATAACCGAGGTGTTCGTCTTCTAGGGGGTAGCATGGTGCAATCCACAGGGGGTGCAGTCGCCATCACCGGCATCGGCGGTACTGGCACTAATGATAACGAAGGGATATTTGTTAATACCAACACAACCGTATTAGGAAACGGAAATATCACCCTCACCGGCACTGGCGGCGGCGCAGAAGAATTTAACCCAGGCGTTGTTCTTCTCAATGGCAGCAGGGTGGAATCCACAGGGGGGGCGATCGCGATTACAGGCACTGGCGGCACTGGCACAAATGGGAATACCGGGATATTTGTTGGCATTGACACAGACGGCATAGAGACTAACACAACCATCCAGTCCGGAAATGGAAATATTACTCTCCGGGGTACCGGCAAGGGTACGGGAGAAAATAATCAAGGTATTTTTCTGTTAACCACTCTCAATAACACCGAACCTGATAATGTTTCTCCCGTCACTAACATTGAATCAACGGGAACCGGCACTATTACCCTGGAAGGGATGGGTGCAAATGGTGTGGAGGGGATTCGGTTAGAGAATAGCTTTATCAACCAGATGGGAACCGGCAGTGGCGATGTCATTCTCCGCAGTAACGATATCCGCCTCATCGGTGAAACTCGCATTTTTACCACTGGTATGCTCACTTTAGAACCGATCGCCCCCGGTCGTGATATTTCCCTCAATAATACTACCGCCGAGTACGATATCACTACCGAAGAATTGCTGATGTTAGAGGTTCCCCGTGGCATTCTCACCCTGGGTTCGGAAACAATCGGCAATATTTATCTCGGTTCTTTAGATGAAACCATTGACCTTAGTGATGCTAATTATGACCTGACTCTGAAAACGGGTCAAGGGATTTATGTTAATGGAGACCTGATTGCAAATACCCGGAATCTGACCCTAGATGGTGGGGTTAATCTTGTCAATCCTGCTACCTTTACCACTAATTCGGGGAATATTACCTTTACGCAGACTATTGATGGAAACTCTAATTTTACTTTAAATTCGGGAAGCGGCAATATCGCTATAGAGGGGGCTGTAGGCAGTCAATCCGAGTTAGGTAACCTCACCATTTTGAATGCCAACCATGTCACAACTGAATCTATAACCGCCACAAGTTTGACTCAATTGGCGGGGACAGGAAGCACCATCTTTAACGGCGAAATTGTGACAACTGGCGCAAATGGGATTAATCTGACCACCAATCAGATGAGGTTTAATGCTCCGATTACGACAACGGGAGGCGGTGGCGTAACCCTGGACAATACAGAAGGTTTAGAAATTGCTGCACCTTTGAATTTAGAGGGGGTCTTCCAGCAAACTGGCATGGGAAGCGTCATCCTCAACAGCGAAATTACAACCAACCATCATAATATCGAGTTTACTGCACCTGTCACCCTAACCGGAGCGGCGAGTTTAAATGCTGGAACCGGGGGTTTAGTTTTTACTTCCCCTCTGGATGCGCTTAATCATCCCCTCACCTTAACTGCCGGACAAATTGAATTTAATGGACCCGTTACTGGAACCAATACGCTGACGTTGCAACCGGCAACAACGACCCAGAATATGACTCTGGGGGATAATAATTTGGACCCAGAGAGCTTACATCTAACCCGCACGGAGTTGGAGTATATCCAAGATGGATTTACCGCCATTACCTTGGGACGTCCTGACTCATCGGGAACGATTTCTATTGTTAATCCTCTGACATTTTTGGACCCGGTGGCGATAAAAGCAGGTTCGGGGATACTGGTGGTGAATGGGACGATTACGGGTTCAGGTAATGCCTCTCTTGCCTTGAATGCGACTACCATTAAGCTAAATGCTGATATTATCACAGCGCATAATGATATTGCTTTAACTGGAAATGTAATTCTTGGAACTGATATTACTCTGGACACGAATAGCGAAGGGGGTGATATTACCGTTGTTGGAAATATTGACAGTGATTCCGGCAATATGCCGCTACGCAATTTAACGTTAAATGCCGGAACAGGTGCGATTAATCTCAGGGGAAATCTGGGTGAAATAACGCCGTTACAGAGTGTAACAGTGACGAGTGACAGGGGGATAGTTCAAGGAAATGTGATGACTGATGGAGGGGATATCACCTTTAATGGGGCGATCGCCCTCGCTGAAGCGCTACAACTCTCTACCGGAGAAGGTGGGGGAAATATCACCTTTGCTGGAACCCTGGACAGTGAGACGAACCAGGGGCAAAATTTGACCCTGAGTGCCGGAACTGGGGCAATTATCTTTAACGGTGTCGTAGGCAGTCTGCAACCCTTGGGTAATTTGGATATATTGAATGCCGGAAATATTACGGCATTGGATACAATATCAGCAGCAAGTTTCCGCGCCTTGAGTAGCGGAACGATTACGCTGCAAGGGAACTTAACCACCACCGCTGCACTGGGAGTCCAAATCCAGTCTGAAAATCTGCTGACTGTTGCTGATATGACAACCAACGGACAACCGCTAAACCTGGAAAGTCAAACTGCAAGCGTCACTACTGGGAATTTAGATACATCTTCTGCCACCACTGGCGGAGCAATTACACTCACCAGTAAGAAAGGGGAAATTACTACCGGAAATCTCACCGCATCCGGGGTAACCCAGGGGGGAGATATTACTATAATTGCTGAAATTGCCATTACTGCTGGAGAGATTGACTCCAGTGCCACCCTCGGAGATGCCGGGAATGTATTCCTAGACCCGATTGGGGATATCCAAGTTTCCTGGATTAACGCACAAGGGGGAACAAATGGTACAGGCGGTGACGTATCTATCTCAACCACCGGAGGATTTTTCCGCGCTATGGAGTCCTTTGCCAGTGAGTATTCTCCCACCGGGTTTGCTAGTATTTCCACCGCTGGCGGGACGGGTGGTGGGAGTATCACTCTGAACCACGCCGGAGGGAAAGCTGGCGATCCGATTGCAGGATTTGAAATAGGGAATCCCGCGTTAAACGGCACTGAGGATGTGGTGATTACAGGGACATCGGTCCTCAATCTGGGGGAAGTCTTTCCAGATTCTTTTACTCGGGGAAATATTACGATTACAACTGATGATATTACACCGGAACCGACACCGGAACCGACACCGGAACCGGCAACCACAGGGACACCGACAACATCTCAGAATCCCATCCTCCCAGAGACACTTCCAGAGGAACCCGCCTCAACACCGCCACCCGTATCGGCACCGACACCCCCGGAAATTGTCCCCCAGGAACCCATTTCCCCACTGGAACCTGTAGGAACGCGGGAAATTCCCCAGGAACTGGCAGTCAATGACAATTTGCCACAACCGGAACCCATCCAACCCCCGAGAATTACACGGACACCAGGCATTACAGCGGAACCGATTCTCACAGTTTCTCCCCCACTCAGTCTGCCGATGTTATCGCCTCCTACTGAACCAGAACCAGTAGTCAGTGCCACTCTACCTCCGGAAATTACCCCTGACCCGGAACCGACTGCTGTAGTCGGGGAAGGTTTACCGATTTATACTATAGAAAATATAGAGAATATAGAAATTTCTCCCTCACGGGGACAAGTCTCTGGACGCTCTAATGAGCGGACTGAAGTGGCGATCGCCCCCCTCAAGTTAGATACCCAGATTATGACCCTGGAAGAAGCGTTTTCTCGGGAGTATATGGCCTATTTTGGCTATCCTGACGAGACCCTTGAACTCCTATCGCTCGATGAAATCCAGGAAGTGCTTCTAGCAACGGAGGAAATCACCGAAGTCAAAACAGCGGTGATTTATATCATGTTTGGACGAAAGGATTTTAAGGAAAATTCAGCACTGCTTTGTCCCACCAGCGATCGCCTAGAAGAGGACCGTGGCGATCGCGCCTGGGAAAAAGAGTTAGGATCGCCTTGTGACCCCCATCCCGAAGATCCCGTCGAGTTGTTCGTAGTCACAGGAGTTGAAGAACCTCTGCGTTTTCAAATCCCCGAAGCGCATCGCGAATTAGTGGTACAATTGGCCCGGGACTTACGAACCCAAGTCACGGATTTTAAGCTACAGTTTACGGATAATTATTTAGAAACAGCTCAAGCATTACATCATTTAGTGATGGAACCCATTGAACTGGCCTTAAAAGAACGCGGCATTCAAAATCTCGTGTTTATTCCTGATGCTGGATTGCGATCAATTCCCTTTGCGGCACTCCATAATGGAGAAAATTTTCTGATTGAAGACTACAGTATGGCCTTGGTTCCGAGTTTTAGTTTAACTCAACCTCGCTATACGAATTTAAAAAATGAGCGAGTCCTGGCAATGGGTTCTACCCAATTTGATAACTTACCGCCATTACCTGCGGTTTCAGTGGAATTAAATACAATTATTTGCCGAAATCAGGCGCACCGAAATAACTGCTGGCCCGGTGAAGTCTTTTTAAATGAATCATTTACATTCACTACCCTAACTCAGCGGGGAAAATCGGGAGATTTCAAAATGATTCATCTGGCCACTCATGCGGATTTTCAGCCGGGAGAACCGGAAAATTCTTATATTCAATTGTGGGATAAACGGGTTAATTTTCCGGAAATGAAGGAGTTGCAATGGACGGACCCTCAAGTTGAATTATTAGTGTTGAGTTCTTGTCGAACTGCGGTAGGAGATGAACAGGCGGAGTTAGGATTTGCCGGGTTAGCATTGCAGTCGGGGGTGAAATCTGCGATCGCCTCGGTGTGGTATGTCAGTGATGAGGCCACATTAGGATTAATGAGCGAATTGTATCAGCAGTTGCGATCGGCCCCCATTCGTGCGGAAGGGTTACGCCGCGCACAACTGCAACTCTTGCGCGGGGAGGTCCGATTTGAGGGGGGACAATTGGTGGGTTCTGATGCGGCGATCGCCTTACCCCAGGAATTAGAACACCTGAATGGAATGGACCTTTCCCATCCTTACTATTGGTCCGGATTTATCACAATTGGTAGTCCGTGGTAA